A single genomic interval of Dermacentor albipictus isolate Rhodes 1998 colony unplaced genomic scaffold, USDA_Dalb.pri_finalv2 scaffold_182, whole genome shotgun sequence harbors:
- the LOC139053751 gene encoding uncharacterized protein, translating to MSVSDNPVQGPRGPTSAHSPALKLLLAEARRQFCATAENEEQPVEAAAPSPRFLRSGTCRDIAPVATQRRRRGRAAPHNDDDGGDNTGSESDDDTASSRRSSSCPPSCSYSSTSESSSEDSQLTLATDSASSRSPSPSAQEERVGAPATAEPTEEAVPNRTPHEPPEPEGAPAEAEANTHAAESDAPVSDPTAHAPPCHVTAHTQGDAPPPPADPLLPGAKQPGRKKNSRRKRRTVRSVAITTVAKPGARSSSPAAVPHIAPAPEGRETVLYRPLARKAHFLAASRDAIAAFLAGVSGTHRVRPNLRRNVVAVDALPGTDLSALLAVRVICDVPVKAKALIADSCTGTLFNVDPAIDGPSILEGIESRVPVLAVTRSGDVATLRFAGRDVPEEVHLFKQRRSVRPQLPRPLQCGRCGLFGHATATCSRDPRCLQCAGSHATTACTSKRTRCINCRGPHESTEPRCPNWQLERRVASILARTVPRITRKQALVLARSNAPAERNQQPATTTTAQRAPEPRSSPLVQPGRSFRDVLAGNTAPQPAAESSSAQPRSATTPDARDLVITTLASALRALLESVPADSPARHMCVAALEMHDALIQHG from the coding sequence ATGTCCGTCTCCGACAACCCAGTGCAGGGGCCACGCGGCCCCACCTCAGCGCACTCGCCGGCGCTCAAACTGCTTCTTGCGGAAGCGAGACGGCAGTTTTGCGCCACCGCCGAGAACGAGGAGCAGCCTGTCGAGGCTGCAGCCCCATCCCCGAGGTTCCTACGCTCGGGAACCTGCAGGGACATTGCCCCAGTCGCAACACAGCGTCGTCGACGCGGCCGTGCTGCCccgcacaacgacgacgacggcggagacaacaccggcagcgagagcgacgacgacacCGCCAGCTCGCGCCGCTCTAGCAGCTGCCCGCCTTCCTGCTCCTACTCGTCAACCAGCGAGAGCAGCAGCGAGGACAGCCAGCTGACACTGGCCACGGACTCGGCGAGCAGCCGTTCCCCGTCGCCCAGCGCCCAAGAAGAAAGGGTCGGCGCCCCCGCTACTGCTGAACCAACTGAGGAAGCCGTGCCTAATCGTACGCCGCACGAGCCCCCGGAACCGGAAGGCGCCCCCGCCGAGGCAGAGGCGAACACGCACGCGGCGGAGAGCGACGCTCCCGTGAGCGACCCCACGGCGCATGCGCCGCCCTGCCACGTCACGGCGCACACGCAAGGCGATGCCCCGCCTCCACCCGCGGACCCTCTCCTCCCCGGCGCGAAGCAGCcgggtaggaaaaaaaacagccgGCGCAAGCGCCGCACCGTGCGGTCGGTGGCGATCACTACCGTCGCTAAACCCGGCGCACGTTCAAGCTCTCCTGCTGCGGTACCACACATCGCACCAGCCCCTGAAGGACGGGAAACCGTTCTGTACAGACCGCTCGCGAGGAAGGCACATTTCCTTGCGGCATCACGCGATGCAATTGCCGCATTCCTGGCCGGCGTTTCGGGGACGCATCGAGTCCGTCCGAACctgcgacggaacgtcgtggCAGTCGACGCGCTGCCTGGCACGGACCTGTCTGCACTGCTCGCCGTCCGGGTGATTTGCGACGTGCCCGTCAAGGCGAAGGCACTCATCGCCGACTCTTGCACGGGCACGCTCTTCAACGTGGACCCGGCGATCGATGGGCCTTCCATCCTTGAGGGTATCGAGAGCCGGGTGCCCGTACTCGCCGTCACCCGAAGCGGCGATGTCGCAACACTACGCTTCGCAGGCAGAGACGTGCCGGAAGAGGTTCACCTCTTCAAGCAGCGCCGCAGCGTACGTCCGCAGCTGCCGCGGCCGTTGCAGTGCGGTCGATGCGGCCTCTTCGGGCACGCCACAGCGACCTGTTCTCGCGACCCGCGCTGTCTCCAATGCGCGGggtcgcacgcgacgaccgcctgTACTTCAAAGCGGACCCGATGCATCAACTGCCGAGGCCCGCACGAGTCGACAGAGCCACGCTGCCCCAACTGGCAGCTCGAGCGGCGGGTGGCGAGCATACTCGCGAGAACCGTTCCGCGCATCACGCGCAAACAAGCCCTGGTTCTCGCGAGGAGCAATGCCCCTGCCGAGCGGAATCAGCAGccggccaccaccaccacagcacaGCGCGCCCCCGAGCCACGATCATCGCCGTTGGTTCAGCCGGGCCGATCATTCCGTGACGTGCTGGCCGGCAACACAGCGCCGCAGCCAGCCGCCGAGAGCAGCTCCGCCCAACCCCGCAGCGCGACGACACCCGATGCACGTGACCTCGTCATAACGACGCTCGCGTCGGCATTGCGTGCACTTTTGGAATCGGTACCTGCCGACTCCCCAGCGCGCCACATGTGTGTGGCAGCACTGGAAATGCATGACGCCCTGATCCAGCATGGCTAG